The following are from one region of the Aequoribacter fuscus genome:
- a CDS encoding sulfite exporter TauE/SafE family protein has product MITEANLVAASLLGLAGAGHCVGMCGGIASAIGIGSRNRRSLILAYQAGRVTSYAALGFFLGAAASMLDLPAWRMGLRVIAALMLIAMGLYTANWWFGLKHLERLGAVVWRPIQNVSRPLLPARRIPQALALGAAWGFLPCGLIYSALAWASAHANARDSAVLMLFFGLGTLPAMLTASLGANWVSQFFKKLWVRQVIGATLCAWGMLNLVMLLRHSMH; this is encoded by the coding sequence ATGATCACTGAAGCCAACCTAGTAGCTGCGAGCCTGTTGGGGCTAGCCGGCGCCGGTCATTGTGTTGGTATGTGTGGGGGCATTGCCAGCGCTATCGGCATTGGATCTCGCAATCGTCGCAGTTTGATCCTAGCCTACCAAGCTGGTCGAGTTACCAGTTATGCAGCGCTAGGGTTCTTCTTAGGCGCAGCCGCTAGCATGCTCGATCTACCCGCTTGGCGCATGGGACTGCGTGTAATAGCGGCACTTATGTTGATCGCAATGGGGCTGTATACGGCGAATTGGTGGTTCGGACTGAAACATTTGGAGCGCCTTGGCGCGGTCGTCTGGAGGCCGATACAAAACGTAAGTCGTCCACTCCTACCCGCCAGACGAATACCACAGGCGCTAGCACTTGGAGCCGCATGGGGATTTCTACCCTGTGGACTCATATACAGCGCTTTAGCCTGGGCATCTGCGCACGCAAATGCCAGAGATTCTGCCGTGTTAATGCTATTTTTTGGTCTTGGGACCCTACCCGCCATGCTCACGGCTAGCCTTGGGGCCAACTGGGTTTCTCAATTCTTCAAGAAGCTTTGGGTAAGACAAGTTATTGGCGCGACCCTGTGCGCTTGGGGCATGCTAAATCTGGTCATGCTGCTGCGTCACAGCATGCATTAA
- a CDS encoding OmpW/AlkL family protein, whose translation MKKRAWISPLLAAAGLAMATGNVNAYEAGDWIVRAGAATVAPDEKSDSVVLPTAPATVLPGVSVDNDTQLSLMGIYMVSDSLGLEVLAATPFSHNIQLNGANIPAGDTKHLPPTVSLQWYPRGGSQGWQPYLGLGLNYTAFFSEDPSQELADTLGALLGANRVGLQLEDSFGLAAQAGVDIPLNDQWSVNFGVWWVDIDTTAKVKTDVGTVKFDVELDPMVYNIGIAYRF comes from the coding sequence ATGAAGAAGCGAGCTTGGATCTCACCTCTGTTGGCAGCAGCTGGTCTGGCAATGGCGACGGGCAATGTCAATGCCTATGAAGCGGGTGACTGGATAGTCCGTGCAGGTGCCGCAACCGTTGCCCCTGATGAGAAAAGTGACTCCGTGGTTCTTCCCACTGCCCCGGCTACCGTGTTGCCGGGTGTCTCGGTCGATAACGACACCCAGCTGTCGCTTATGGGTATTTACATGGTGAGCGACAGTTTAGGTCTTGAGGTGCTGGCGGCCACGCCTTTTAGCCATAATATTCAGCTTAACGGTGCAAATATACCCGCTGGCGACACGAAGCACTTGCCACCAACAGTCAGTTTGCAGTGGTATCCGCGCGGTGGTAGTCAAGGTTGGCAGCCTTACCTGGGCTTGGGTCTTAATTATACCGCGTTCTTTAGTGAGGACCCCTCACAAGAATTAGCCGATACCCTAGGTGCGTTGCTGGGTGCCAACCGAGTCGGTTTGCAGCTCGAAGATTCTTTTGGGTTGGCAGCTCAAGCAGGTGTTGATATTCCCTTGAATGATCAGTGGTCCGTAAATTTTGGCGTTTGGTGGGTAGATATCGATACAACGGCCAAGGTTAAGACGGATGTGGGTACGGTAAAATTTGACGTCGAATTAGACCCCATGGTCTACAACATCGGTATTGCTTACCGGTTTTAA